AAGCCGTAGCATCACACTCGCCAGTCATAAGCTTAGCCAAACGCAAGGAACTCTTTGGCGTAATATCAAAGATAAGTTGTTCAACATGCTGCGGCTTTGCCTCTTCAGGTTGTTGCTCTTCAAGTTGCTCGTCGAATTCAGTTGAATTAACTGACGCAAGTTGTTGAGACTTTTGTAGCTCAGCCAACCGCCAATAGTCATAGTGGCGGAGGTATTTGATAAAGTGGTCTTTACGGTAGCTGTCGAACTTAAATGGACCAGTGCCAATGGGGAGTTGGTCAATTTTACTCGGTGTACCTTGTTCTGCCAGATGAGTGGCATATTCTTCAGATAAAATGACGGCAAAGTCAGTGGCAAGATTTGCTAGAAAAGAACTGTCTCTGCGCTTGAGTGTTATCTCGACACGGTAGCCGTTGACACGCTCAACGGCCGCGATATTCTGCGCGAGCCCAAGACTTTCAAAATAGGGGTAGCGACCACCTGATACATAATGATACGAATGTGAGTTCAATCGCCATCGATCAATACTAAAAATAACATCGTCAGCGTTGAAGTTACGCGTTGGCGTAAAATAGTCAGTGGTGTGAAAGGCTACATCTTTGCGTAATTGAAACGCATAGGTTAAACCATCGTTTGTCACCAACCAACTACTCGCTAAGCTCGGTACAATGCGTCCTGAGTCTGGATCAAAGTCTAACAAGCGGTCATAAAGTTGATGAGACGTCGCGTCAGAAGTCGTACTTGATGTGTCTAGCTGAGGGTTAAATGTAACAGGGTTACTTTCTGAGCAGTAAATAACACCAGTGTTGTAAAACGCTTGTTTATTTTGCTTGCCGCAGGAGACGACAAGCAGTGCGCTACATAGGCACAGGG
The DNA window shown above is from Alteromonas sp. KC3 and carries:
- a CDS encoding ABC transporter substrate-binding protein, coding for MLNGFVKRLALCLCSALLVVSCGKQNKQAFYNTGVIYCSESNPVTFNPQLDTSSTTSDATSHQLYDRLLDFDPDSGRIVPSLASSWLVTNDGLTYAFQLRKDVAFHTTDYFTPTRNFNADDVIFSIDRWRLNSHSYHYVSGGRYPYFESLGLAQNIAAVERVNGYRVEITLKRRDSSFLANLATDFAVILSEEYATHLAEQGTPSKIDQLPIGTGPFKFDSYRKDHFIKYLRHYDYWRLAELQKSQQLASVNSTEFDEQLEEQQPEEAKPQHVEQLIFDITPKSSLRLAKLMTGECDATAFPAQTELEVIRTRDDLILAEKPGLNIGFWAFNTQRPPFDNPIVRRALAAAIDKNTLLEAVYFDSATRAKTLLPAASWAFQNDADDTAYNPVLARKLLADAGIEQGFTMTIWAMPVERAYNPNANKMAELIQRYLRDVGVEATIVSYDWATFRRHLLEGLHDSVLIGWSADNGDPDNFYRPLLSCDAIPSGTNRAMWCNEDYDRLLNEALQTDDIDERSAIYQQVNRLLYERLPLVPIAHAYRYQAYRQELEHMTINPFGGVRFGGVEKTL